A genomic window from Halorubrum lacusprofundi ATCC 49239 includes:
- a CDS encoding DUF420 domain-containing protein produces MSEWARENVPLLTALLSVVALALVFGAVGGVIPSSVLPRASDTVLAALPHLNAAISATAIGTILVGWRAISRGNVDRHKAFMLSSFGLFAAFLVSYLYRLILVGTVEFPGPEAVYSYVYLPFLAIHILLAIVCLPFVFYALLLAATRPYEDLYHTRHAQIGSVAAVLWLISFTMGIGVYLMLYHAF; encoded by the coding sequence ATGTCCGAGTGGGCCCGCGAGAACGTCCCGTTGCTGACCGCCCTCCTGTCCGTCGTCGCGCTCGCGCTCGTCTTCGGCGCCGTCGGCGGCGTGATCCCGAGCAGCGTACTTCCACGCGCGAGCGACACCGTCCTCGCCGCGCTCCCGCACCTCAACGCCGCGATCTCCGCGACCGCGATCGGCACCATCCTGGTTGGCTGGCGAGCGATCTCCCGAGGGAACGTCGATCGTCACAAAGCGTTCATGCTCTCGTCGTTCGGGCTGTTCGCCGCGTTCCTCGTCAGCTATCTCTACCGGCTGATCCTCGTGGGGACCGTCGAGTTCCCCGGCCCGGAGGCCGTGTACAGCTACGTCTACCTCCCGTTTCTGGCCATCCACATTCTGCTCGCGATCGTTTGTCTCCCCTTCGTCTTCTACGCGCTGCTGCTCGCCGCCACCCGCCCGTACGAGGATCTGTACCACACCCGACACGCGCAGATCGGCTCCGTCGCTGCGGTCCTCTGGCTGATCTCTTTCACGATGGGGATCGGCGTCTACCTCATGCTGTACCACGCGTTCTGA
- a CDS encoding halocyanin domain-containing protein, with translation MTSNADETTMSRRGLFRVGAAGAAAATGLAAGSGGVAAQYDGWLDDVDNYDGTHDYTGQDEVTVAVGAVDGLKFGPAAILIDPGTTVVWEWTGEGGAHNVVADDETFNSGDPVSEEGATFEYTFDDASDGDTFNYLCVPHEAVGMKGVVAIGSVDDDLVTPGGDGGDGDDGGDGNATDGGNTTDGGNASDGGPSAPDLSANDIGALALALGFAGALLVPLFYAAHKMASEE, from the coding sequence ATGACATCCAACGCCGACGAGACGACGATGAGTCGCCGCGGATTGTTCAGGGTCGGCGCAGCGGGCGCCGCCGCCGCGACCGGCCTCGCCGCCGGCTCCGGCGGGGTAGCGGCCCAGTACGACGGCTGGCTGGACGACGTCGACAACTACGACGGCACCCACGATTACACGGGACAGGACGAGGTCACGGTCGCAGTCGGCGCGGTCGACGGCCTCAAGTTCGGGCCGGCCGCGATCCTGATCGACCCCGGGACGACGGTCGTTTGGGAGTGGACCGGTGAGGGCGGCGCCCACAATGTCGTCGCCGACGACGAGACATTCAACAGCGGGGACCCGGTCAGCGAGGAGGGAGCCACCTTCGAGTACACCTTCGACGACGCGTCCGACGGCGACACGTTCAACTACCTCTGTGTCCCCCACGAGGCGGTCGGCATGAAGGGCGTTGTCGCGATCGGATCGGTCGACGACGACCTCGTGACGCCCGGCGGCGACGGGGGAGATGGCGATGACGGCGGCGACGGCAACGCCACCGACGGCGGAAATACGACCGACGGCGGGAACGCATCCGACGGCGGACCCAGCGCCCCCGACCTCTCCGCCAACGACATCGGGGCGCTCGCGCTCGCGCTCGGCTTCGCCGGGGCGCTGCTCGTACCGCTGTTCTACGCGGCCCACAAGATGGCCAGCGAAGAGTAG
- the purF gene encoding amidophosphoribosyltransferase, translating into MQAGGDHTADEPREKCGVVGVSLADREAARPLYYALYALQHRGQESAGIVTHDGFQQHSHVERGLVGDAFDEGDLESLSGGTGIGHVRYPTAGSLDKSCAQPFSVSFKSGSLGLSHNGNLVNADEVREELAAAGHAFTSDGDTEVIAHDLARNLLEEDLVRAVKHTMNRIHGSYSLAIAHDDTVLGVRDPLGNRPLCLGKIDGGYVLASESAAIDTLDGELIRDVRPGELVVLEPDGTGYDTYQLVERESTAHCFFEHVYFARPDSVIDENLVYEVRRALGRKLWEESGVESDVVMPVPDSGRAFASGYADAAGETTADGEPREDGDDGIAFAEGLMKNRYVGRTFIMPTQDERERAVRLKLNPIRSTVEGKSVTIIDDSIVRGTTSTQLVELVREAGAEEVHLRIGAPAIIAPCYFGIDMATREELIAADASTEEIREKVGADSLSYLSVDAVADALGESRADLCLGCVTGEYPFDVEGEETDRDIEGVASGVSPADD; encoded by the coding sequence ATGCAAGCCGGTGGGGACCACACCGCTGACGAGCCGCGAGAGAAGTGCGGCGTCGTCGGCGTCTCGCTCGCTGACCGCGAGGCCGCGCGCCCGCTGTACTACGCGCTGTACGCGCTCCAACACCGCGGACAGGAGTCCGCGGGGATCGTCACGCACGACGGGTTCCAACAGCACAGCCACGTCGAGCGCGGGCTCGTCGGCGACGCGTTCGACGAGGGCGATCTGGAGTCGCTGTCGGGCGGCACCGGAATCGGCCACGTCCGGTATCCGACCGCCGGCAGCCTCGACAAGAGCTGCGCGCAGCCGTTCTCGGTCTCGTTTAAGTCCGGGTCGCTCGGGCTCTCGCACAACGGGAACCTCGTGAACGCCGACGAGGTGCGCGAGGAGCTCGCGGCGGCCGGCCACGCGTTCACGTCCGACGGCGACACCGAGGTGATCGCCCACGACCTCGCGCGCAACCTCCTCGAAGAGGACCTCGTGCGGGCGGTCAAACACACGATGAACCGGATTCACGGCTCCTACTCGTTGGCGATCGCCCACGACGACACGGTCCTCGGCGTGCGCGACCCTCTCGGAAACCGCCCGCTGTGTCTCGGGAAGATCGACGGCGGCTACGTGCTCGCCAGCGAGTCAGCCGCCATCGACACCCTCGACGGGGAGCTGATCCGCGACGTGCGCCCCGGCGAACTTGTCGTTTTGGAGCCCGACGGGACCGGTTACGACACGTATCAGCTGGTCGAGCGCGAGTCGACCGCCCACTGCTTTTTCGAACACGTCTACTTCGCGCGCCCCGACTCCGTGATCGACGAGAACCTCGTGTACGAGGTGCGCCGTGCGCTCGGCCGGAAGCTCTGGGAGGAGTCCGGCGTCGAGTCCGACGTGGTGATGCCGGTTCCGGACTCCGGACGAGCGTTCGCCTCCGGCTACGCCGACGCCGCCGGCGAGACGACCGCGGACGGGGAGCCGCGGGAGGACGGCGACGACGGCATCGCGTTCGCCGAGGGCCTGATGAAGAACCGCTACGTCGGCCGGACGTTCATCATGCCGACGCAGGACGAGCGCGAGCGCGCGGTCCGGCTGAAGCTCAATCCGATCCGATCGACGGTGGAAGGCAAATCGGTCACGATTATCGACGACTCGATCGTTCGAGGGACCACCTCGACCCAGCTCGTCGAGCTGGTCCGCGAGGCGGGCGCCGAGGAGGTCCACCTCCGGATCGGCGCGCCGGCGATCATCGCGCCCTGCTACTTCGGCATCGACATGGCGACCCGCGAGGAGCTGATCGCCGCCGACGCGTCGACGGAAGAGATCCGCGAGAAGGTCGGCGCGGACTCGCTATCGTATCTCTCGGTCGACGCCGTCGCCGACGCGCTCGGTGAGAGCCGCGCGGACCTCTGTCTCGGGTGTGTCACCGGCGAGTACCCGTTCGACGTGGAGGGCGAGGAGACGGACCGCGATATCGAAGGAGTCGCGTCCGGCGTGAGCCCGGCCGACGATTGA